A single Hippopotamus amphibius kiboko isolate mHipAmp2 chromosome 5, mHipAmp2.hap2, whole genome shotgun sequence DNA region contains:
- the LY6K gene encoding lymphocyte antigen 6K: MMVLLVLLLVMILPWVETNVTVSGRQNALRCHVCEKENSFDCVGATNCSVDIPYCAVAAVRIFPRFYYVSKQCAKYCGIIGPQSWMAKSFVLVKPTPFLYLACCSHDLCNTQKPVIKENTEEKYKEVRSAGEGSGAGLVTLAAGLLGLRLQTAGTCCVKLVFH; encoded by the exons ATGATGGTTCTGCTTGTTTTGCTCCTGGTCATGATCCTGCCATGGGTGGAGACCAATGTCACCGTGTCTGGAAGACAAA ATGCACTGAGGTGTCACGTTTGTGAGAAGGAAAACAGTTTTGATTGTGTAGGAGCAACAAACTGCAGCGTGGACATTCCGTATTGTGCTGTTGCTGCTGTGA GAATATTTCCACGGTTCTACTATGTTTCCAAGCAGTGCGCAAAGTATTGTGGGATAATCGGTCCACAATCGTGGATGGCCAAGTCGTTCGTGCTTGTCAAGCCCACGCCCTTCCTGTACTTAGCGTGCTGTAGTCATGACCTGTGCAACACCCAGAAACCCGTCATCAAAGAGAACACAGAAGAGAAATACAAAGAGGTGCGGTCAGCAGGGGAGGGCAGCGGTGCGGGGCTGGTGACACTGGCCGCCGGGCTCCTGGGCCTCAGGCTGCAGACGGCTGGAACCTGTTGCGTTAAACTTGTTTTCCATTGA